In one window of Deltaproteobacteria bacterium DNA:
- a CDS encoding TrkA family potassium uptake protein, translating to MKVIVSGGGDIGRVAAETLSCAGHDLTVIEKDRGVCEVLASELDVMVVCGDATRPDLLEKAGIEDADLVMAASGDDHMNVITAVVAREYGIDRVIIRLDDPAFNTVCRKLGMEEIVNPKIAAAKQMADMARRPHALELSTLVGGSIRVFTAILRKPEHAVKIDELDLPPGALPTVVQRNGEYFIAGRGFRLMEGDHLSILCDEKDMEALTAEFGA from the coding sequence ATGAAGGTCATCGTAAGCGGCGGCGGCGACATAGGGCGCGTGGCGGCCGAGACACTCTCGTGCGCCGGTCACGACCTGACGGTCATCGAGAAAGACAGGGGGGTATGCGAGGTGCTCGCCTCCGAACTCGACGTGATGGTTGTATGCGGTGACGCCACAAGGCCGGACCTGCTGGAAAAGGCGGGAATAGAGGATGCGGACCTCGTCATGGCGGCCAGCGGGGACGACCACATGAACGTCATAACGGCGGTTGTGGCCCGTGAGTACGGCATCGATCGCGTCATCATCAGGCTCGACGACCCGGCCTTCAACACCGTCTGCCGCAAGCTCGGCATGGAGGAGATAGTGAACCCCAAGATCGCCGCGGCGAAGCAGATGGCCGACATGGCCAGAAGACCCCACGCGCTCGAGCTCTCCACGCTCGTGGGAGGCTCCATACGAGTCTTCACGGCCATACTGAGGAAGCCGGAACACGCCGTAAAGATCGACGAGCTCGACCTGCCTCCCGGCGCCCTGCCGACGGTCGTGCAGCGCAACGGCGAGTACTTCATCGCCGGCAGAGGCTTCCGCCTCATGGAGGGCGACCACCTCTCGATCCTCTGCGACGAAAAAGACATGGAGGCCCTGACAGCCGAGTTCGGCGCCTGA
- a CDS encoding XRE family transcriptional regulator, giving the protein MEKPRNERSQRQGPEGRPSSPGKGACRPLIREAGGERTMMRSVRKLLGKVEQARKEKGLTPGELAVALGRDASEYLDMERGLAPITLDEFIRLTEILDLSVDDAVMADHRVSTMVKLFSSLSEKGKLMTMVLIEASLFYEACSGVEKKGRQHGTPSLDLREKTPQGRNIH; this is encoded by the coding sequence ATGGAGAAGCCGCGCAATGAACGTTCGCAGCGTCAGGGGCCTGAGGGGAGACCCTCATCCCCCGGCAAAGGGGCCTGCCGCCCCTTAATCCGTGAGGCCGGAGGTGAACGGACTATGATGAGGTCGGTAAGAAAGCTGCTCGGCAAGGTCGAGCAGGCCCGCAAGGAAAAGGGACTTACACCGGGGGAGCTCGCCGTGGCTCTCGGACGCGACGCCTCGGAGTACCTCGACATGGAGCGTGGACTGGCGCCCATCACCCTCGACGAGTTCATCAGGCTCACAGAGATCCTCGACCTCTCCGTCGACGACGCCGTAATGGCCGACCACCGCGTCTCTACGATGGTCAAGCTCTTCAGCTCCCTCTCCGAGAAGGGCAAGCTCATGACAATGGTGCTCATCGAGGCGTCGCTCTTCTACGAAGCCTGCTCGGGAGTCGAAAAGAAAGGACGCCAGCACGGAACGCCGAGCCTCGACCTCC
- a CDS encoding desulfoferrodoxin FeS4 iron-binding domain-containing protein, whose translation MATKVGEKYRCEICGNEVEVIHAGGGTLVCCGKPMELKD comes from the coding sequence ATGGCCACGAAGGTGGGAGAGAAGTACAGGTGCGAGATCTGCGGAAACGAGGTGGAGGTGATCCACGCCGGCGGAGGCACCCTGGTGTGCTGCGGCAAGCCAATGGAGTTGAAGGATTAG